The following coding sequences are from one Culex quinquefasciatus strain JHB chromosome 1, VPISU_Cqui_1.0_pri_paternal, whole genome shotgun sequence window:
- the LOC6046595 gene encoding retinaldehyde-binding protein 1 codes for MKYTKALTPADDDYKFPFGEELRKLAEEELGETDARRDHALQMLREWAEKNPRIAKIRMDSNFFLKFLRAKKFSIPIVQDTIERYILLRRTRDGQLFTRLDCRDPKVAKLLDLGYMFALPKRDRNGRRVIFYRPGVFDLSEFINEDMLRIHGICYETLAHDEENQIRGVVHAGVGTGIGLQYLTLFSIKEAVRIAKNGERIIPMRHREMHGCNINPALKVAMEWGLSLISEKLQKRTRVYTDIKDIDMDRSLLPKEYGGEMPMAEMIKLWKKELEGYRSTLLLEDQMAVNLHMYSEAAKAGAVSALKQNLNGCLEATEKNGSYGLAGSFRKLEVD; via the exons ATGAAGTACACCAAAGCGCTCACGCCCGCCGACGACGACTACAAGTTCCCGTTCGGCGAGGAGCTCCGCAAGCTGGCCGAGGAGGAACTCGGCGAAACGGACGCCCGCCGCGATCACGCCCTCCAGATGCTGCGCGAGTGGGCCGAGAAGAATCCGCGCATCGCCAAGATCCGGATGG attccaACTTTTTTCTAAAGTTTTTGCGGGCGAAAAAGTTCAGCATCCCGATCGTGCAGGACACGATCGAGCGGTACATTTTGCTGAGGCGTACGAGGGATGGGCAGTTGTTTACGCGGCTGGATTGTCGCGATCCGAAGGTGGCCAAGCTGCTGGATTTGGGGTACATGTTTGCGCTGCCGAAGCGGGATCGTAACGGGCGGAGGGTGATCTTTTACCGGCCGGGCGTGTTCGATCTGAGCGAGTTCATCAACGAGGACATGCTGCGCATTCACGGCATCTGTTATGAGACGTTGGCGCACGACGAGGAGAACCAGATTCGTGGGGTTGTGCATGCCGGGGTTGGGACGGGGATCGGGTTGCAGTACTTGACGTTGTTCTCGATCAAGGAAGCGGTGAGGATCGCGAAGAACGGCGAGAGGATCATTCCGATGCGACATCGGGAAATGCACGGCTGCAACATCAACCCGGCGCTCAAAGTGGCGATGGAGTGGGGCTTGTCGTTGATTTCGGAGAAGCTGCAGAAGCGAACGCGAGTCTACACGGACATCAAGGACATTGACATGGACAGGAGTCTGCTGCCGAAGGAGTACGGCGGCGAGATGCCGATGGCGGAGATGATCAAGCTGTGGAAGAAGGAGCTGGAGGGCTATCGGTCAACGCTGCTGCTCGAGGACCAGATGGCCGTCAATCTGCACATGTACTCGGAGGCGGCCAAAGCGGGGGCGGTGAGCGCGCTGAAACAGAATCTTAACGGATGTCTCGAGGCCACCGAGAAAAATGGAAGTTACGGGTTGGCGGGAAGTTTTCGGAAGCTAGAAGTCGATTAA